A stretch of the Thermofilum adornatum genome encodes the following:
- a CDS encoding MFS transporter produces the protein MDPQYKKYLWSALSITTLGAFMAGLDARIVVVGLDVIISSLKADLEQGLWFTQAYMLGSTLMLLLAGKLADLYGRVKLYAYGFVLFTIGSALSGLSLTPTHLILSRFFQGIGSGILTTLSAAIITDVAAGGPLAFALSINALAFRIGSILGLTASGLLIYFFGWRSIFYVNVPVGLVGFYLTLKRLKEVYKPSEKPIIDWLGFSLITLSLLSLLLALTIYAYGLAYKSLTELLAVISLLSFLGFVVVELKSRYPLLDLSLFKIWSFTGGIIAQLLNAVAFGAVMLLLTLYLEIVLGMDPLTAGIHLLPFELSFLVFGLISGRLSDKYGYTRFALAGLIVGSFAQFLLAGITKETPLNVVLFYSMILAMGNGLFMSPNTSSIMASVPPNRRGIASAIRSVIFNVGMTISLNISVLLIASKIPYSLVTQLLIGAETMTGDAEVSRGLLAESIGYAFKVLGIINLSAAVFSITRLKTPQNTEQIKQLYETSIE, from the coding sequence GTGGATCCTCAATACAAGAAATATCTATGGAGTGCTCTATCGATAACAACTCTAGGCGCCTTCATGGCTGGCCTAGACGCCAGAATAGTAGTTGTCGGACTCGACGTAATAATATCATCTCTAAAGGCCGACCTAGAGCAGGGTCTATGGTTCACACAGGCATACATGCTTGGAAGCACATTAATGCTATTGCTAGCGGGGAAACTCGCAGACCTATATGGGAGGGTAAAACTATACGCCTATGGGTTCGTATTATTCACGATTGGCTCAGCCCTCTCGGGGCTATCCCTCACCCCCACACATCTAATTCTTTCAAGGTTTTTCCAGGGCATAGGCTCAGGGATCCTGACAACCCTCAGCGCCGCCATAATAACAGACGTTGCTGCAGGTGGGCCTCTAGCCTTCGCCTTAAGCATAAACGCATTAGCTTTCCGGATAGGCTCAATTCTAGGCCTAACGGCCAGCGGGCTTCTTATTTACTTCTTCGGGTGGAGAAGCATCTTCTACGTAAATGTCCCCGTAGGCTTGGTTGGCTTCTATTTAACGCTCAAGAGGCTAAAAGAAGTATATAAGCCAAGCGAGAAGCCGATAATAGACTGGCTTGGTTTCTCTCTAATAACCCTTTCCTTGCTGTCCCTCCTTCTTGCCTTGACGATCTATGCTTATGGACTCGCCTATAAGAGTCTAACAGAGCTTCTAGCAGTTATATCTCTGCTTTCATTCCTAGGCTTTGTAGTCGTGGAGCTTAAGTCAAGGTATCCCCTCCTAGACTTGTCACTCTTCAAGATTTGGAGCTTTACAGGCGGTATAATCGCACAACTACTCAACGCTGTTGCTTTCGGAGCAGTAATGTTGCTACTAACTCTCTACCTGGAAATCGTTTTGGGCATGGACCCCCTCACAGCCGGGATACACCTTTTACCATTCGAGCTGTCATTCCTCGTCTTCGGTCTTATTAGTGGAAGGCTCTCAGACAAATACGGCTACACTAGATTCGCCCTAGCTGGGCTTATTGTAGGAAGCTTCGCACAGTTCCTTCTGGCAGGCATAACAAAAGAAACACCATTAAACGTGGTGTTATTCTACTCCATGATTCTGGCAATGGGAAACGGTCTCTTCATGTCGCCAAACACAAGCTCAATAATGGCTTCTGTGCCGCCAAATAGGAGGGGAATAGCATCAGCGATACGTAGCGTAATCTTCAACGTGGGAATGACGATAAGCCTCAATATCTCTGTCCTCCTCATAGCCTCGAAAATACCCTACAGCTTGGTAACACAGCTACTAATCGGCGCCGAAACAATGACTGGAGACGCAGAGGTAAGCAGAGGACTCTTAGCTGAGTCCATAGGCTATGCATTTAAGGTCCTGGGCATCATTAATCTTTCAGCAGCTGTCTTCTCGATAACAAGGCTAAAAACGCCTCAAAACACCGAACAAATCAAACAACTATATGAGACAAGCATTGAATAA
- a CDS encoding ABC transporter substrate-binding protein: MSKPKSNRTIMLAGVAAALIVLAVAAFFLLGPKQPKYKDTIVIGTTDSVQTTLDPCEAYDYLGVNIIQNMGEGLFGYEPGTAKIVNKLAVSYTISADRKVWDIKIRTDAKFQDGTPLTAQAVVWSWERTIKLNQDAAFLIGDLIEKAEAVSDDTVRVYLKQPFEETYVKSLLATWVAFPVNPKTTPMDVVKPPNTVDMIGPYKLASWKPGEYIELVANPNYYGEKPKTQRIIIRFYKDAQSLRLAVENGEVDVAFRTLSPADIKDIMSKGTLQVVSGPGIAPIRYLVFNVNKEPFNNKIVRQAIAYLIDRNQIVNTVYMGKFAQPLYSMVPIGFLGHKDSFKEKYGERPNVEAAKQLLKQAGYSESNPLKIELWYTPVRYTPAEPDIAAIIKQNLEASGMIKVDLKSADWATYRSLFKQEKIAMWLLGWFPDFLDPDNYVRPFYHSGANGWLHVNYKNPTVDDLIDKQVLQPTDQRIQTLAQIQDIVADDAPIIPLWQEGQFAVAQPNVKGIVLDYSQIFRYYLIYAETG; the protein is encoded by the coding sequence ATGTCGAAACCCAAGTCTAATCGAACAATTATGCTAGCCGGCGTAGCAGCTGCACTCATCGTCCTAGCCGTAGCCGCATTTTTCCTGCTCGGTCCAAAACAGCCGAAATATAAGGACACCATTGTCATTGGCACTACTGACAGTGTCCAAACAACTCTTGACCCATGCGAAGCCTACGACTATCTAGGCGTGAACATTATTCAGAACATGGGTGAAGGGCTTTTCGGCTACGAGCCAGGCACCGCAAAGATAGTTAACAAGTTGGCGGTAAGCTACACCATTAGTGCTGACAGGAAGGTTTGGGACATCAAGATAAGGACAGACGCAAAGTTCCAAGACGGGACGCCACTGACAGCTCAGGCAGTTGTCTGGTCATGGGAGAGGACTATCAAGTTAAACCAGGACGCCGCCTTCTTGATTGGGGACCTTATCGAGAAAGCGGAAGCCGTTTCAGACGATACTGTTAGGGTCTACTTGAAGCAGCCCTTCGAGGAAACATATGTAAAATCCCTCCTTGCAACCTGGGTAGCTTTCCCTGTTAACCCGAAGACGACTCCAATGGATGTAGTCAAGCCTCCAAACACAGTAGACATGATTGGGCCCTACAAGCTTGCAAGCTGGAAGCCCGGCGAGTACATCGAGCTTGTTGCGAACCCCAACTATTATGGCGAAAAGCCCAAGACACAAAGGATAATTATACGGTTCTACAAGGACGCACAGTCCCTCAGGTTGGCAGTAGAAAACGGAGAAGTAGATGTTGCATTTAGAACACTGTCACCAGCAGACATAAAAGACATAATGTCCAAGGGAACACTACAAGTCGTAAGCGGTCCCGGAATCGCGCCAATCAGGTACCTCGTGTTCAACGTAAACAAGGAACCATTCAACAACAAAATTGTTCGGCAAGCCATCGCTTACCTAATCGACAGAAACCAGATCGTTAACACCGTTTATATGGGCAAGTTTGCCCAGCCCCTCTACAGCATGGTACCAATAGGATTCCTTGGACACAAGGACAGCTTCAAGGAAAAATATGGAGAAAGACCAAACGTAGAGGCGGCTAAACAACTCTTGAAGCAGGCAGGATACAGCGAGTCAAACCCGCTCAAGATAGAGCTATGGTACACGCCAGTCAGGTATACGCCAGCAGAGCCAGACATAGCAGCCATCATTAAGCAAAACCTCGAGGCGAGCGGTATGATAAAGGTGGATCTAAAGAGTGCAGACTGGGCAACATATAGGTCACTCTTCAAGCAAGAAAAGATCGCCATGTGGCTCCTCGGCTGGTTCCCAGACTTCCTAGACCCAGACAACTACGTGAGGCCATTCTACCACTCTGGAGCTAATGGATGGCTACACGTCAACTACAAGAACCCGACGGTAGACGACCTCATAGACAAACAGGTCTTACAGCCGACTGACCAGAGAATCCAGACGCTTGCACAGATACAAGACATAGTCGCAGACGACGCGCCGATTATTCCACTCTGGCAGGAGGGACAGTTCGCGGTTGCCCAGCCCAATGTCAAAGGCATAGTCCTAGACTACTCTCAGATATTCAGATACTATCTTATATACGCGGAAACCGGATAA
- the tatC gene encoding twin-arginine translocase subunit TatC, with translation MSEELPEKPLLDHVMDFLEMLRRILIYIVSFLILLLFLPTPWLLPKTYYPFLFYCMNLTNHYMLNFNENIFSRNFATMFGVNGSRVVLISHGWFDSLTAAILLAVLLAVTVLSPVIAWEVYRFVEPGLYSHEKRIVKRYMVFALALFVSGVIYGYTVVMPIVFVVAVWLATLGGASLFFSIQDFYQNILIGSLATGVFFMFPLGILALNKAGIISYETLHNNWRYVIFAIFAVLAMITPDPTLISDIVLGLPFIVLYFFTMWLVKRSEKGKKKV, from the coding sequence ATGTCTGAGGAGTTGCCAGAGAAGCCATTGCTTGACCACGTGATGGATTTCCTAGAAATGTTACGGAGAATACTAATCTACATAGTTTCCTTCCTAATCCTCCTTCTCTTCCTGCCTACACCATGGCTCCTTCCAAAAACATATTACCCATTTCTCTTCTACTGCATGAACCTAACCAACCACTACATGTTGAACTTTAACGAGAACATTTTCAGTAGGAATTTCGCCACAATGTTTGGTGTTAATGGTTCTAGGGTTGTTCTTATTAGTCATGGGTGGTTTGATTCTCTTACTGCTGCTATTTTGCTTGCTGTTCTTTTGGCGGTTACTGTTCTTAGCCCTGTGATTGCTTGGGAGGTTTATAGGTTTGTTGAGCCCGGCCTGTATAGCCACGAGAAGAGGATAGTCAAGCGCTATATGGTTTTTGCACTCGCCCTGTTCGTCTCTGGCGTCATATATGGCTACACAGTAGTAATGCCAATAGTGTTCGTCGTTGCCGTTTGGCTTGCCACTCTTGGTGGCGCCAGCCTATTCTTCTCCATACAAGACTTCTACCAGAATATTCTCATAGGGTCACTAGCTACAGGCGTATTCTTCATGTTTCCCCTAGGAATTTTGGCCTTGAATAAGGCCGGAATCATAAGCTATGAGACGCTACACAATAACTGGAGATACGTAATTTTCGCGATTTTTGCAGTACTTGCAATGATAACTCCTGACCCCACCCTTATCAGCGACATTGTGCTGGGTCTACCCTTTATTGTCCTATACTTCTTCACGATGTGGCTAGTAAAGAGATCAGAAAAAGGCAAAAAGAAAGTCTAA
- a CDS encoding ABC transporter permease, which yields MGLKEYVISRLILTPLMLFILLTFVFILLRVLPGDPITMLEGKNIPEDVLARRRAELGLDKPLYVQYLNYLYSIFVKLDLGYTALERIPVSYLIMTRLPATIELAISSTIIAGAIGIVIGLLSARYQYGKVPYFARIYSSIVYSIPVFYIGLMLQAYFARPLGLPTTGRLSPVNMVLADNLPVKTGFVFIDALFSGRPDILFDYLLHLSLPSLTLGIYLSGVFSRVTYLSVEDAMSQDYTQAARGRGIREWTIVKNYGLRNALIPILTMAGLQVAALLGGAVLTETTFNWDGIGLLVYEGILKRDYAIVQGAVTIYAVLVAIVSLLVDVLYAFVDPRVRY from the coding sequence ATGGGCCTAAAAGAATACGTTATTTCAAGGTTGATCCTCACCCCCCTGATGTTATTCATACTGCTAACCTTTGTGTTTATACTTCTTCGAGTCCTCCCTGGAGACCCCATCACTATGCTTGAGGGCAAGAATATCCCCGAAGATGTCCTCGCGAGGAGAAGAGCTGAACTAGGCCTAGACAAGCCACTCTATGTTCAATACCTCAATTATCTTTATTCCATATTTGTAAAGCTTGACCTCGGTTATACTGCTCTCGAAAGGATACCTGTCTCCTATTTAATCATGACACGGCTCCCGGCAACAATCGAACTTGCAATATCCTCTACGATAATTGCTGGAGCCATTGGAATAGTTATAGGGCTCCTATCGGCAAGGTACCAATACGGAAAAGTTCCCTATTTCGCGAGGATATATTCCTCTATTGTATACTCTATCCCAGTATTCTACATAGGGCTAATGCTACAAGCATACTTCGCGAGGCCTCTAGGCCTGCCCACTACTGGAAGGCTTAGCCCAGTAAACATGGTTCTTGCGGATAATCTTCCTGTGAAAACAGGCTTCGTCTTTATTGATGCCTTGTTTTCAGGTAGACCCGATATACTTTTCGACTATCTTCTCCATTTGAGTCTTCCATCTTTGACCCTTGGAATATACCTTTCAGGAGTGTTTTCACGCGTAACTTATCTGTCGGTGGAAGACGCCATGTCACAAGACTATACACAAGCAGCTAGGGGGAGAGGCATAAGGGAATGGACAATCGTCAAGAACTATGGGCTAAGAAACGCTTTAATACCCATCCTCACAATGGCCGGGCTCCAAGTCGCGGCCCTACTTGGTGGAGCTGTCCTTACAGAAACGACTTTCAACTGGGATGGCATAGGTCTACTTGTATACGAGGGTATCTTAAAACGTGACTACGCGATTGTCCAAGGAGCAGTCACGATATATGCCGTCCTCGTCGCTATTGTTAGCCTCCTAGTCGATGTACTCTATGCTTTTGTAGATCCAAGGGTGCGTTACTAA
- the tatC gene encoding twin-arginine translocase subunit TatC: MSEELPEKPLLDHVMDFLEMVRRILIYIVAFLILLVFLPAPWMLPNSYDPLIFAFMNITNHYMLDFQHNIFSRPFAILFGVNGSRVVLISHGWFDSLTAAILLAVLLAVTVLSPVIAWEVYRFVEPGLYSHEKRIVKRYMVFALALFVSGVIYGYTVVMPIIFSVAVWLATLGGASLFFSIQEFYENILLGSLSTGVFFMFPLVILILNKMGIVSYETLNKNWRYIVFIGYVFLALVTPDPTPFSDLALGIPFVGLYFLSMWLVKRSEKKQKH; this comes from the coding sequence ATGTCTGAGGAGTTGCCAGAGAAGCCATTGCTTGACCACGTGATGGATTTCCTAGAAATGGTTAGGAGAATACTAATCTACATAGTGGCGTTTCTTATTTTGCTGGTTTTTCTGCCCGCCCCCTGGATGTTGCCGAACTCCTATGATCCATTAATTTTTGCATTCATGAATATTACTAACCACTATATGCTCGACTTTCAGCACAATATCTTTAGCAGGCCATTCGCAATCCTGTTTGGTGTTAATGGTTCTAGGGTTGTTCTTATTAGTCATGGGTGGTTTGATTCTCTTACTGCTGCTATTTTGCTTGCTGTTCTTTTGGCGGTTACTGTTCTTAGCCCTGTGATTGCTTGGGAGGTTTATAGGTTTGTTGAGCCCGGCCTGTATAGCCACGAGAAGAGGATAGTCAAGCGCTATATGGTTTTTGCACTCGCCCTGTTTGTCTCGGGGGTCATATATGGCTACACAGTAGTAATGCCAATAATTTTCAGTGTAGCTGTATGGCTCGCTACCCTAGGTGGTGCAAGCCTGTTCTTCTCTATCCAGGAATTTTACGAAAACATACTTCTAGGCTCCCTATCTACTGGGGTCTTCTTCATGTTTCCATTGGTAATATTAATCCTCAACAAAATGGGTATAGTAAGCTATGAGACGCTCAACAAGAATTGGAGGTACATTGTCTTTATTGGCTATGTTTTTCTGGCCCTAGTAACTCCCGACCCAACACCATTCAGCGATCTTGCTTTAGGCATACCCTTTGTCGGACTATACTTTCTCTCAATGTGGCTAGTAAAAAGGTCGGAGAAGAAACAAAAACACTAA
- a CDS encoding archaellin/type IV pilin N-terminal domain-containing protein, with protein sequence MNKGISPIIATLLLIFIATVAVVLIWFWLPSLRTESRGSVSVLLKIEAVSVSSNRLTLYIRNIGNEEIKIDKVSLDDPATGLSKYIVDVGPLTLKPGQLETVNVSLPTGIQAGKYALRVLSTSGISIATYVLDISSVSQQPLQFPLFSIVSYNSTILGAPSSSERLVVGLVNDGGASGVAVVRVLDSSGNVASSASVSLSPGQRTDVSLSVVLPPASGNYQWRIVAINSATGNQDDEKTVQVSVVTYLPVFSIVSYNSSIAGPVGSKQRLVVTVQNTGNARGSAVLTVIDQYGNTVNSRTLSIPAGQTATATLTVTLPASTGTYTWKIQALNLNTTRVDDEKTFMVSVYGELIKNGDFSQGSAYWTLQSPWRIDTSLQLARINLTNPRDISASISQTFTVSSTTTLTQLQLYYYMDAHPPGQANSLQLVVSIESGSTILWSQTISWQKRNEPSEDTFTAQLSIRLAPGTYTLRIKALLNAGGNLNQVDIRVDNVSLLYAP encoded by the coding sequence GTGAATAAGGGTATTTCACCAATTATAGCTACCTTGCTATTAATTTTTATTGCCACAGTAGCTGTCGTGCTAATCTGGTTCTGGCTCCCAAGTCTGCGTACAGAAAGTAGAGGTAGTGTAAGTGTACTCTTAAAGATAGAGGCAGTATCAGTTTCATCTAACAGATTGACACTATATATAAGGAATATCGGCAACGAGGAGATAAAGATAGACAAAGTATCTCTAGATGACCCTGCAACGGGATTATCCAAATATATAGTTGACGTGGGTCCTTTGACCCTGAAGCCAGGCCAGCTAGAGACGGTAAATGTGTCCCTGCCCACAGGGATCCAGGCTGGGAAATACGCTTTACGCGTCTTATCCACTAGCGGCATATCCATAGCAACTTATGTATTAGACATATCCTCGGTATCTCAGCAACCGCTACAGTTTCCTCTTTTTTCAATCGTTTCATACAATTCTACCATTCTCGGTGCTCCTTCCTCTAGCGAGAGGCTTGTTGTTGGCCTTGTTAATGATGGTGGTGCTAGTGGTGTGGCTGTTGTAAGGGTCTTGGATTCTAGTGGTAATGTTGCTAGTTCGGCGTCGGTTAGTCTTTCTCCTGGGCAGAGGACAGATGTATCTCTGAGTGTTGTTTTGCCACCTGCTTCTGGCAACTACCAGTGGAGAATAGTAGCTATAAACAGTGCCACTGGGAACCAAGACGACGAGAAAACGGTTCAGGTTAGTGTCGTCACGTATCTACCGGTTTTCAGTATCGTGTCTTATAATAGTAGTATTGCTGGACCAGTGGGGTCTAAGCAGAGGCTTGTTGTAACAGTGCAGAATACTGGGAATGCCCGCGGGAGCGCCGTCCTAACAGTGATCGACCAATACGGCAACACTGTGAACAGCAGGACCCTATCAATACCAGCCGGCCAGACAGCCACAGCAACACTCACAGTAACTCTGCCTGCAAGCACTGGTACCTACACGTGGAAGATACAGGCACTAAACCTGAATACTACGCGGGTGGACGACGAGAAAACGTTCATGGTCTCAGTTTATGGTGAGCTTATCAAGAATGGGGACTTCTCCCAGGGCAGTGCATACTGGACTCTTCAAAGCCCGTGGAGGATAGACACAAGCCTACAGCTAGCCCGCATAAACCTCACTAACCCACGGGATATAAGTGCAAGCATCAGCCAAACCTTCACCGTGTCCAGCACGACAACACTCACCCAGCTACAACTCTACTACTACATGGATGCACACCCACCGGGACAAGCTAACTCACTGCAACTCGTCGTATCCATTGAGAGCGGCTCCACAATTCTCTGGAGCCAAACTATAAGCTGGCAGAAACGTAACGAGCCAAGTGAAGACACCTTCACCGCCCAGCTATCTATAAGACTAGCTCCAGGAACGTACACACTAAGAATTAAGGCTCTACTCAATGCAGGGGGTAATCTGAACCAGGTAGACATCAGGGTTGACAATGTCAGCTTACTGTATGCGCCGTAG
- a CDS encoding ABC transporter permease yields the protein MRKPKTFGEWCLLAGGILTLIVLMLALIGDLIAPGNTISSYIIIDGRSVEVPPLLPPLSRLHIDGRTVTFILGTDQLGRDVFSRLLAGARFVLAVAFLSTIVSTVIGVFLGLISGYIGGLFDRTLSLVMDSLYSLPGLIVAIALAAFLGTGLVNMSLAIAVAYIPSYFRMVRGNVLSLKGMPFIEASKIAGASPLSIALRQILPNTFPSIASLLPITFADAIITEAGLSFLGLGIEPPTPDWGFDLNKGRQFFLAGYWWIGIFPGLAIVITVLGFLLLGEGLNEVLNPKRWEA from the coding sequence ATGCGGAAGCCGAAGACTTTTGGCGAATGGTGCTTATTGGCTGGTGGGATTCTAACATTGATCGTTCTAATGTTGGCTCTAATTGGAGACCTAATTGCTCCAGGAAACACAATCTCGAGTTACATAATTATTGATGGCAGATCTGTAGAGGTTCCGCCGCTACTGCCTCCTCTCTCAAGACTTCATATAGACGGGAGAACTGTAACATTCATTTTGGGAACCGACCAGCTTGGGAGAGACGTCTTCAGCAGATTATTGGCTGGTGCCAGATTTGTGTTGGCAGTGGCCTTTCTAAGCACGATCGTATCAACAGTCATAGGAGTCTTTCTTGGTTTAATATCTGGATATATCGGCGGTCTTTTCGACAGGACACTTTCCCTAGTAATGGACAGCCTCTACTCTCTACCCGGCCTGATTGTTGCAATAGCACTTGCAGCCTTCCTGGGGACTGGGCTAGTCAACATGTCCCTCGCAATTGCCGTAGCCTATATACCCTCGTATTTCCGCATGGTGAGGGGCAACGTGCTCTCTCTAAAAGGAATGCCATTTATAGAGGCATCCAAGATTGCTGGGGCCAGCCCGCTTAGCATAGCTCTTCGCCAGATACTGCCAAATACCTTCCCGTCAATAGCTTCTCTTCTCCCCATAACTTTTGCAGACGCAATTATAACAGAGGCAGGCCTGTCCTTCCTCGGGCTAGGCATAGAGCCACCTACACCAGACTGGGGCTTCGACCTAAACAAGGGCAGACAATTTTTCTTGGCTGGGTACTGGTGGATAGGAATCTTCCCGGGACTAGCAATAGTCATCACTGTGCTGGGATTCCTCCTACTAGGCGAGGGGCTAAACGAGGTTCTGAATCCTAAGAGGTGGGAGGCGTGA
- a CDS encoding MarC family protein yields the protein MVTDLANFFIKGFLVSIQLYAVLNPLSVIPTFASLTEAWSQDQKRHAVRKASLIVLLLMTIFCFLGDPLLKLLNVSIASLRFGGGILLMVIAVDMLSGMSRTKSLESMDEALIVPIATPLLVGPGTITTLIVLSVSEGFATTMLGVVIATVLVFVTLSSGELLLEKAGKNFVRSLGRFMAIIIAGISGEMIHKALLEWGIASK from the coding sequence ATGGTTACAGACCTGGCTAATTTTTTCATAAAAGGGTTTCTTGTCTCGATACAGCTCTATGCCGTTCTTAACCCCTTAAGTGTTATACCTACCTTTGCAAGTCTCACAGAGGCCTGGAGCCAAGACCAGAAGAGACACGCTGTGAGGAAGGCTTCGCTAATCGTCTTATTGCTGATGACTATTTTCTGTTTCCTGGGAGATCCACTGCTTAAACTGCTAAATGTTAGCATAGCTTCCCTCAGGTTTGGTGGAGGAATCCTGCTCATGGTTATAGCAGTTGATATGCTCTCGGGAATGAGCAGGACAAAGAGCCTAGAAAGCATGGACGAGGCACTCATTGTCCCGATAGCTACACCCCTCCTCGTCGGTCCAGGAACAATTACCACCCTGATAGTCCTCAGCGTATCGGAGGGCTTTGCAACGACGATGCTGGGAGTAGTAATCGCCACTGTGCTAGTTTTCGTGACGCTTAGCTCGGGAGAGTTGCTCCTAGAAAAGGCCGGGAAAAACTTTGTTAGAAGCTTGGGTAGATTCATGGCTATAATTATAGCTGGGATAAGCGGCGAAATGATACATAAGGCTCTTTTAGAGTGGGGTATAGCGTCCAAATGA
- a CDS encoding GNAT family N-acetyltransferase, whose amino-acid sequence MIRSATLRDLEDIFRIHLLSLEGLDEEDYDWFKALLSVRSKRRFVLVAEQGDRIVGFVIAYKYRENVYVDSLAVHPEYRSLGIGGRLLTALEEIMANKGVERILLSVKDNNLRALDFYLRKGYNIRGLILFMSVKISSLPEKAPEGYRVVWRKTPLRSNPHKYKPTTMWSELTEPVDRMIYKKYRMGEHTLTVYKSGRVRGVSEFSVEDKRLFAEYVALSSYNSLEALKALLKGFRDVGLELGAEELEVPIDSSKQVIIEELASAGFKTQKTEFLLEKELDTSQ is encoded by the coding sequence TTGATTCGTTCGGCCACTCTCCGTGACCTGGAAGACATATTTAGGATACACTTGCTCAGCTTGGAGGGGCTCGACGAGGAGGACTATGATTGGTTCAAGGCGCTTTTGTCTGTGCGGTCGAAGCGTAGGTTTGTTCTTGTAGCTGAGCAAGGCGACAGGATTGTGGGGTTTGTTATTGCATACAAGTACCGGGAAAATGTGTACGTTGACAGCCTGGCTGTCCATCCAGAGTATAGGAGTCTAGGTATTGGTGGAAGGCTCCTCACGGCATTAGAGGAAATTATGGCGAACAAGGGGGTTGAAAGGATTTTGTTGAGTGTGAAGGACAACAATTTGAGGGCGTTAGACTTCTACCTGAGGAAGGGATACAATATCCGTGGCTTGATACTCTTCATGTCTGTTAAAATTAGTTCTCTACCTGAGAAGGCTCCAGAGGGGTACAGGGTTGTCTGGAGGAAGACGCCGCTTAGGAGCAACCCACACAAGTATAAGCCTACGACTATGTGGAGCGAGCTGACAGAGCCTGTCGACAGAATGATTTACAAGAAGTACCGAATGGGCGAACACACCCTTACTGTATACAAGTCTGGCCGCGTGAGGGGCGTCTCAGAGTTCTCCGTCGAGGACAAGAGACTTTTTGCAGAGTATGTGGCACTCTCATCATACAACTCTCTCGAGGCTTTGAAGGCCTTGCTTAAGGGCTTCAGAGACGTTGGATTGGAGCTAGGAGCCGAGGAGCTTGAGGTGCCTATTGATTCTTCAAAGCAGGTGATAATAGAGGAGCTTGCTTCAGCAGGCTTCAAGACCCAGAAGACAGAGTTTTTACTCGAGAAGGAGCTGGACACTTCTCAGTAA
- a CDS encoding cation diffusion facilitator family transporter has translation MQSETSPTRVLLLSILGNLAVFIAKMLGGILSGSLALLADGADSSLNVFSSSIAYYFYKKSQKPPDQRHPYGHEKFEVFGSLLILLLMVLTFSAIGFLAIHRLLEGMPEKIDPVSIVFALFSLVLNLTVSTLLKRFSSESLLASTESRHISLDVAEGATTLAGVTLGSYLSSLYDLFAAIVILVIVTYFVLETLKDLREQIVDTSPDIELSQIIEEAIKNSRQEIQYHALRSRKSGRKIYADLHLVVPKELSVEEAHKICDEIEKKAKEKLGENIDITIHVEPAE, from the coding sequence ATGCAGAGTGAAACATCCCCTACCAGGGTGCTCTTACTATCCATACTTGGAAACCTAGCAGTATTTATTGCAAAGATGCTGGGTGGAATCCTCTCCGGTAGCCTTGCGCTTCTAGCAGACGGCGCAGACTCTTCACTAAACGTATTTAGCAGTAGCATAGCCTACTATTTCTACAAGAAATCCCAAAAACCACCAGACCAGAGGCACCCATATGGCCACGAAAAGTTCGAGGTTTTCGGCTCTCTCCTCATACTACTACTCATGGTGCTAACCTTCTCGGCGATCGGGTTCCTGGCTATACATCGGCTACTCGAAGGTATGCCGGAAAAAATAGACCCAGTAAGCATAGTGTTTGCCTTGTTCTCGCTCGTGCTCAACCTGACAGTCTCCACCCTACTTAAAAGATTCTCAAGCGAAAGCCTCCTAGCCTCAACTGAGTCCAGACACATATCCCTAGACGTGGCAGAAGGAGCTACAACCCTCGCTGGTGTAACCCTAGGCTCGTATCTTTCAAGCCTCTACGACCTCTTTGCAGCAATAGTGATCCTAGTAATAGTTACTTACTTTGTTTTAGAGACACTGAAAGACCTAAGGGAACAAATAGTAGACACTTCCCCAGACATAGAGCTGTCACAAATAATAGAAGAAGCCATAAAGAACAGCCGACAAGAGATCCAGTACCACGCCTTACGTTCCCGTAAATCCGGGAGAAAGATATATGCAGACCTCCACCTCGTCGTTCCCAAAGAACTCTCAGTAGAAGAAGCACACAAAATATGTGACGAAATCGAGAAAAAGGCAAAGGAGAAACTAGGAGAAAACATAGACATCACGATTCACGTGGAGCCGGCAGAATAA